Proteins found in one Streptomyces sp. NBC_00461 genomic segment:
- a CDS encoding LacI family DNA-binding transcriptional regulator, with protein sequence MVDASPRGRDRTGQRIVPETARRTAPVSGTRYGNRPTMKDVAARAGVGLKTVSRVVNGEPGVTPETERRVQEAIDALGFRRNDSARVLRKGRTASIGLVLEDLADPFYGPLSRAVEEVARAHGALLINGSSAEDPDREQELALALCARRVDGLVIIPAGGDHRYLEPEIRAGVATVFVDRPAGRIDADVVLSDNYGGARDGVAHLIAHGHRRIGFVGDMPRIHTAAERLRGYRAAMEDAGITVADSWMSLGVTDPQRVRRATEEMLSGPDPVTAIFAGNNRVTVTVVRVLAEQARPVALVGFDDIELADLLQPGVTVVAQDAAALGRTAADRLFRQLDGTLLTPERIELPTRLITRGSGELPPTD encoded by the coding sequence ATGGTCGACGCATCCCCCCGTGGACGAGACAGGACAGGACAGCGCATCGTGCCCGAGACCGCTCGCCGAACAGCCCCCGTTTCCGGAACGCGTTACGGCAACCGTCCGACCATGAAGGACGTGGCGGCGCGCGCCGGTGTGGGCCTCAAGACCGTCTCCCGCGTGGTCAATGGCGAGCCCGGCGTCACCCCCGAGACCGAGCGCCGTGTGCAGGAAGCCATCGACGCACTGGGCTTCCGCCGCAACGACAGCGCGCGGGTCCTGCGCAAGGGGCGCACCGCCAGCATCGGCCTGGTCCTGGAGGACCTCGCCGACCCGTTCTACGGCCCTCTCAGCCGCGCGGTCGAGGAGGTGGCCCGCGCGCACGGTGCCCTGCTGATCAACGGCTCCAGCGCGGAGGACCCCGACCGTGAGCAGGAACTGGCCCTGGCTCTGTGCGCGCGACGGGTGGACGGCCTGGTGATCATCCCGGCCGGTGGCGACCACCGGTATCTGGAGCCCGAGATCAGGGCGGGCGTCGCCACGGTGTTCGTCGACCGGCCGGCCGGGAGGATCGACGCCGATGTCGTCCTGTCCGACAACTACGGCGGCGCCCGCGACGGCGTCGCCCACCTCATCGCCCACGGCCACCGCCGGATCGGCTTCGTCGGCGACATGCCCCGCATCCACACGGCCGCCGAACGACTGCGCGGCTACCGGGCCGCCATGGAGGACGCGGGCATAACGGTCGCGGACTCGTGGATGTCCCTGGGCGTCACCGACCCGCAGCGGGTGCGCCGGGCCACCGAGGAGATGCTCTCCGGGCCCGATCCCGTCACCGCGATCTTCGCGGGCAACAACCGGGTGACGGTCACCGTGGTCCGCGTTCTCGCCGAGCAGGCCCGCCCGGTCGCCCTGGTCGGCTTCGACGACATCGAGCTCGCCGACCTGCTGCAGCCGGGCGTCACCGTCGTCGCCCAGGACGCCGCGGCTCTCGGCCGCACCGCCGCCGACCGCCTCTTCCGCCAGCTGGACGGCACCCTGCTCACCCCGGAACGCATCGAACTGCCGACCCGGCTGATCACCCGTGGCTCGGGCGAGCTGCCCCCGACGGACTGA
- a CDS encoding ROK family protein yields the protein MHTDLVGALDIGGTKIAGALVDGHGRILVRAQRATPAQQDGETVMGAVEEVLGELTASSQWGRVTALGIGSAGPVDASAGTVSPVNVPGWRDYPLVARVQEAAGGLPVELIGDGVAITAAEHWQGAARGHDNALCMVVSTGVGGGLVLNGQLHPGPTGNAGHIGHICVDLDGDPCPCGSRGCVERIASGPNIARRALDNGWRPGTDGDTSAAAVAAAARAGDPVAVASFERAAQALAAGIAATATLVEIDIAVIGGGVGKAGDVLFTPLRKALGDYATLSFVQRLEITPAQMGTDAGLVGAAAAALAKRADAATV from the coding sequence ATGCACACCGACCTCGTGGGCGCGCTCGACATCGGCGGTACCAAGATCGCCGGGGCGCTGGTGGACGGTCACGGCCGGATCCTGGTGCGTGCGCAGCGCGCGACGCCCGCACAGCAGGACGGCGAGACCGTGATGGGCGCGGTCGAGGAGGTCCTCGGCGAGCTGACGGCCTCGTCGCAGTGGGGACGCGTCACGGCCCTCGGCATCGGCAGTGCCGGTCCGGTGGACGCCTCCGCGGGCACGGTGAGCCCGGTGAACGTGCCGGGCTGGCGCGACTACCCGCTCGTGGCGCGGGTCCAGGAAGCGGCCGGCGGTCTGCCCGTCGAGCTGATCGGCGACGGCGTGGCGATCACGGCGGCCGAGCACTGGCAGGGCGCCGCCCGCGGCCATGACAACGCGCTGTGCATGGTGGTCTCCACGGGCGTCGGCGGCGGTCTGGTCCTCAACGGCCAGCTTCACCCGGGCCCCACCGGCAACGCGGGCCACATCGGTCACATCTGCGTCGACCTCGACGGCGACCCGTGCCCCTGTGGCTCGCGCGGCTGCGTGGAGCGCATCGCGAGCGGCCCGAACATCGCCCGCCGCGCCCTGGACAACGGCTGGCGGCCCGGTACCGACGGAGACACCTCCGCCGCCGCGGTGGCCGCCGCCGCGCGTGCCGGTGATCCGGTCGCCGTGGCCTCCTTCGAGCGCGCCGCCCAGGCGCTGGCCGCCGGCATCGCTGCCACCGCCACGCTCGTCGAGATCGACATCGCCGTGATCGGCGGGGGAGTGGGCAAGGCCGGCGACGTCCTGTTCACGCCGCTGCGCAAGGCCCTGGGCGACTACGCGACCCTGTCCTTCGTGCAGCGCCTGGAGATCACGCCGGCCCAGATGGGCACGGACGCGGGACTGGTCGGAGCGGCCGCGGCCGCGCTCGCCAAGCGGGCGGACGCGGCCACGGTCTGA
- a CDS encoding NPCBM/NEW2 domain-containing protein, giving the protein MVGALTAGLLCAAGLAAPALAAPVGEATAPTLADGLALTPPMGFNNWNSTHCRAEFNEFMVKGIADLFVEKGLKDAGYRYVNLDDCWALPNRDADGRLVPDPVRFPNGIKAVADYVHSKGLKLGIYTSAGTKTCDSAGFPGALGHEYSDARQFADWGVDYLKYDNCNNQGVDAKLRYTTMRDALKATGRPIVYSICEWGQNKPWEWAADVGHSWRTTGDISDSWGSMLSILKQNLPLAPYAGPGHWNDPDMLEVGNGGMTDTEYRSHFSMWSVMAAPLLIGSDLRKASRSTFDILDNKEVVAVDQDPLGKQGTVVSSEGGRWVVAKEMKDGSRAVALFNESGTAQHIATGAAAVGLPHAAAYTLRDLWQHKSYNTAGTISATVPAHGTVLVRAFADRGWAQQPPAVELGLDGSPLIEAGKATTLTSVVTDLGRTPALHVRARLTAPGGWTVRATSRTTSAVVPTGNALRTTWSLTPPAGTPTGSYDLTLGVSYRSPTGDRVDNTVPLTASVVVPPPSGTSGLGDLPWLSATNGYGPVERNTSNGESAAGDGHPLTIGGVVYGKGLGAHAESAVEYYTGTACETVTADVGVDDEKGAKGTVAFEIWADGTKVASTGVLTNAMPAQPLTADVTGAQVVRLVVTDGGDGIDSDHADWANARLTC; this is encoded by the coding sequence ATGGTCGGAGCGCTCACAGCAGGACTCCTGTGCGCGGCGGGACTCGCCGCGCCGGCCCTGGCGGCACCCGTCGGCGAGGCCACCGCGCCCACCCTGGCCGACGGCCTCGCCCTCACCCCACCCATGGGCTTCAACAACTGGAACTCCACGCACTGCCGTGCCGAGTTCAACGAGTTCATGGTCAAGGGAATCGCGGACCTCTTCGTCGAGAAAGGCCTCAAGGACGCCGGATACCGGTACGTCAACCTGGACGACTGCTGGGCCCTGCCGAACCGGGACGCGGACGGCAGACTCGTACCAGATCCGGTCCGCTTTCCGAACGGGATCAAGGCGGTCGCCGACTATGTGCACTCCAAGGGACTCAAGCTCGGCATCTACACCAGCGCGGGCACGAAGACGTGCGACAGCGCCGGATTCCCGGGGGCGCTCGGTCACGAGTACAGCGACGCCCGGCAGTTCGCGGACTGGGGCGTGGACTATCTCAAGTACGACAACTGCAATAACCAGGGCGTGGACGCCAAGCTGCGCTACACGACCATGCGCGACGCCCTCAAGGCGACCGGCCGGCCCATCGTGTACAGCATCTGCGAATGGGGTCAGAACAAACCCTGGGAATGGGCGGCCGACGTGGGCCATTCGTGGCGCACGACCGGTGACATCAGCGACAGCTGGGGCTCGATGCTGTCCATCCTGAAGCAGAACCTGCCGCTCGCGCCGTACGCGGGCCCCGGGCACTGGAACGACCCCGACATGCTGGAGGTCGGCAACGGCGGCATGACCGACACCGAGTACCGCTCCCACTTCTCGATGTGGTCGGTCATGGCCGCCCCGCTCCTCATCGGCTCCGACCTGCGCAAGGCGTCCCGATCGACCTTCGACATCCTCGACAACAAGGAGGTCGTCGCCGTCGACCAGGACCCGCTGGGCAAGCAGGGCACGGTCGTCTCCTCCGAGGGCGGGCGCTGGGTCGTGGCCAAGGAGATGAAGGACGGCAGCCGCGCGGTGGCGCTCTTCAACGAGTCCGGGACCGCCCAGCACATCGCCACCGGCGCCGCGGCCGTGGGCCTGCCCCACGCCGCCGCGTACACCCTGCGCGACCTGTGGCAGCACAAGAGCTACAACACCGCCGGCACCATCTCGGCGACCGTCCCGGCGCACGGAACGGTTCTCGTACGGGCTTTCGCCGACCGCGGATGGGCCCAGCAGCCGCCCGCCGTCGAACTCGGCCTGGACGGCAGCCCGTTGATCGAGGCGGGCAAGGCGACCACGCTGACCTCCGTCGTCACCGACCTGGGCCGTACACCCGCCCTGCACGTCAGGGCAAGGCTGACCGCGCCCGGGGGATGGACGGTCAGGGCGACATCGCGGACCACCTCCGCCGTCGTACCGACCGGCAACGCCCTGCGCACCACCTGGTCGCTCACCCCTCCGGCGGGGACGCCGACCGGTTCGTACGACCTGACGCTCGGGGTGAGTTACCGCTCCCCGACCGGTGATCGGGTCGACAACACGGTCCCGCTGACGGCTTCGGTGGTCGTACCGCCGCCCTCGGGCACCTCCGGACTCGGCGACCTGCCATGGCTGTCGGCCACCAACGGCTACGGGCCCGTCGAGCGCAACACCAGCAACGGGGAGAGCGCCGCGGGCGACGGCCACCCCCTGACAATCGGCGGTGTGGTGTACGGCAAGGGGCTCGGCGCCCACGCGGAGAGCGCCGTCGAGTACTACACCGGCACGGCGTGCGAGACGGTCACCGCGGATGTCGGCGTCGACGACGAGAAGGGTGCGAAGGGCACCGTCGCCTTCGAGATCTGGGCCGACGGCACCAAGGTCGCCTCAACGGGCGTTCTCACCAACGCGATGCCGGCCCAGCCGCTGACCGCTGACGTGACCGGTGCCCAGGTGGTCCGCCTGGTCGTGACCGACGGCGGCGACGGCATCGACTCGGACCACGCGGACTGGGCGAACGCCCGGTTGACCTGCTGA
- a CDS encoding NUDIX hydrolase gives MTVVWINGAFGAGKTTTARELIELIPNSTLFDPEVIGGALTHLLPPKHLAEVGDFQDLPVWRRLVIDTAAALLAELGGTLVVPMTLLRQEYRDEIFGGLAARRIAVRHVLLAPAETILRERIARREVPPDLPDGEIRIRQWSYDHIESYRAALASWLTADAHLVDTGALTAYQAAVRIAEAVGAGDVAVCDIVQTPEPTSETLAAGVLLFDEQDRFLLVDPTYKAGWEFPGGVVEPGEAPARAGMREVAEETGIHLDDVPRLLVVDWEAPAPPGYGGLRLLFDGGRLDSTEAAQLLLPGPELRAWRFATEEEAADLLPPVRYERLRWALRARERGAALYLEAGVPVG, from the coding sequence GTGACCGTCGTCTGGATCAACGGCGCGTTCGGTGCGGGGAAGACCACCACCGCACGGGAACTGATCGAGCTGATCCCGAACAGCACGCTCTTCGACCCCGAGGTCATCGGCGGAGCGCTGACACACCTGCTGCCGCCCAAGCACCTCGCGGAGGTCGGCGACTTCCAGGACCTGCCGGTCTGGCGACGGCTCGTGATCGACACGGCGGCCGCCCTGCTCGCCGAGCTGGGCGGGACCCTCGTCGTCCCGATGACCCTGCTTCGCCAGGAGTACCGCGACGAGATCTTCGGCGGCCTCGCGGCCCGCCGCATCGCGGTCCGGCATGTCCTTCTCGCTCCGGCGGAAACGATCCTGCGAGAGCGAATAGCCCGCCGGGAGGTGCCGCCGGACCTGCCGGACGGCGAGATACGGATACGGCAGTGGTCGTACGACCACATCGAGTCGTACCGTGCCGCCCTCGCCTCCTGGCTCACCGCCGACGCCCATCTCGTCGACACCGGTGCGCTGACCGCGTACCAGGCGGCGGTCCGCATCGCGGAGGCGGTCGGTGCCGGGGACGTCGCGGTGTGTGACATCGTGCAGACGCCCGAGCCCACCTCCGAGACCCTCGCGGCCGGCGTCCTCCTCTTCGACGAACAGGACCGGTTCCTTCTCGTCGACCCCACCTACAAGGCCGGCTGGGAGTTCCCCGGCGGTGTCGTCGAGCCCGGCGAGGCCCCCGCCCGCGCCGGTATGCGCGAGGTCGCCGAGGAGACCGGCATCCACCTCGACGACGTCCCCCGCCTCCTGGTCGTCGACTGGGAGGCACCCGCGCCTCCCGGCTACGGCGGCCTGCGCCTCCTCTTCGACGGCGGCCGCCTCGACTCCACGGAGGCGGCACAACTCCTGCTGCCCGGACCCGAACTGCGCGCCTGGCGGTTCGCCACCGAGGAGGAGGCCGCGGACCTGCTGCCACCGGTGCGCTACGAACGGCTGCGGTGGGCGTTGCGTGCGCGCGAACGCGGGGCGGCGCTGTACCTGGAGGCGGGCGTTCCGGTGGGCTGA
- a CDS encoding protein kinase family protein, with product MSSATRRTAHADLATSLALLSDRELADLVESAVPLGVGIGGRSAVVEVEGRRVFVKRVPLTDVELAHENAQSTGNFFGLPPSCHYGTGRSPSFGAWRELAVHTMTTNWVLADRFPGFPLMHHWRVLPDSVQPLPEELADVERVVGHWSGSRQVRERLEALRKASASLTLFLEYFPHTLHDWLDTQVRTAESDRVCTRVDEWLGTLSAFLHDHELAHFDAHFQNVLTDGEDFYLTDHGLALSSRFRLTRQERAFFDRHRDYDLVYSRAHLVNWLVTALYRYDRQEREAFVRACAIGAHTDGIPGTAAAIIARDAPLTAVLNGFFDRLRKDNSLTPYPYEELRLAYNSSTPSA from the coding sequence ATGTCCTCCGCCACGCGCCGCACCGCCCACGCAGACCTCGCCACCTCCCTGGCGCTCTTGAGCGACCGCGAGCTGGCGGACCTGGTGGAGTCGGCGGTGCCCCTCGGTGTCGGGATCGGTGGGCGTTCGGCGGTGGTCGAAGTGGAGGGACGCCGGGTGTTCGTGAAACGGGTGCCGCTCACGGACGTCGAGCTGGCGCACGAGAACGCGCAGTCCACGGGGAACTTCTTCGGGCTGCCGCCGAGCTGCCACTACGGCACCGGGCGCAGTCCGAGCTTCGGCGCCTGGCGCGAGCTGGCCGTGCACACGATGACGACGAACTGGGTGCTGGCCGACCGTTTCCCGGGCTTCCCGTTGATGCATCACTGGCGCGTCCTGCCGGACTCCGTACAGCCACTCCCCGAGGAACTGGCCGACGTGGAGCGAGTGGTGGGCCACTGGAGCGGTTCCCGTCAGGTTCGTGAACGCCTTGAGGCCCTGCGGAAGGCCTCCGCGAGCCTCACCCTGTTCCTTGAGTACTTTCCGCACACCCTCCACGACTGGCTCGACACCCAGGTGCGCACGGCCGAATCCGACCGGGTCTGCACGCGGGTGGACGAGTGGCTGGGGACCCTGAGCGCCTTCCTCCACGATCACGAACTTGCCCATTTCGACGCCCACTTCCAGAACGTCCTCACCGACGGCGAGGACTTCTACCTCACCGACCACGGCCTCGCACTCAGCTCCCGGTTCCGGCTCACCCGGCAGGAGCGCGCCTTCTTCGACCGGCACCGCGACTACGACCTCGTCTATTCCCGGGCCCACCTGGTGAACTGGCTCGTGACCGCTCTGTACCGGTACGACCGGCAGGAGCGTGAGGCCTTCGTACGGGCCTGCGCGATCGGGGCACACACGGACGGCATCCCCGGGACCGCCGCCGCGATCATCGCCCGTGACGCGCCCCTCACCGCCGTTCTCAACGGCTTCTTCGACCGGCTGCGCAAGGACAACAGCCTCACCCCCTACCCGTACGAGGAACTGCGCCTCGCCTACAACAGCTCAACGCCCTCCGCGTAG
- a CDS encoding dipeptidase: MSSNPVAETVASLIPRAKAELAELVAFKSVADFDQFPKSESEGAANWVADALRTEGFQDVALLDTPDGTQSVYGYLPGPEGARTVLLYAHYDVQPPLDEAAWTSPPFELTERDGRWYGRGAADCKGGVIMHLLALRALKANGGVPVHIKVIAEGSEEMGTGGLERYAEEHPDLLTADTIVIGDAGNFRVGLPTVTSTLRGMTLVRVQIDTLEGNLHSGQFGGAAPDALAALIRVLDSLRAEDGSTTVDGLAPESRWDGLQYDEEQFRRDAKVLDGVQLIGSGSVADRIWARPAVTVLGIDCPPVVGATPSVQAGARALVSLRVPPGVDAVEATKLLQAHLETRTPWGARVSVEQVGQGQAFSADTTSPAYAAMAEAMAVAYPGQEMQYAGQGGSIPLCNTLASLYPQAEILLIGLSEPEAQIHAVNESVSPDELERLSVAEALFLRNYAAN, encoded by the coding sequence ATGTCGTCGAATCCGGTCGCCGAGACCGTCGCCTCGCTGATACCGAGGGCGAAGGCGGAGCTCGCCGAACTGGTGGCCTTCAAGTCGGTGGCGGACTTCGACCAGTTCCCGAAGAGCGAGAGCGAGGGCGCCGCGAACTGGGTCGCCGACGCCCTGCGCACCGAGGGCTTCCAGGACGTGGCCCTCCTCGACACCCCCGACGGCACCCAGTCCGTCTACGGCTACCTGCCCGGCCCCGAGGGCGCCAGGACCGTCCTGCTCTACGCCCACTACGACGTGCAGCCGCCGCTGGACGAGGCCGCCTGGACCAGCCCGCCGTTCGAGCTGACCGAGCGTGACGGCCGCTGGTACGGGCGCGGTGCCGCCGACTGCAAGGGCGGCGTGATCATGCACCTGCTCGCGCTGCGCGCCCTCAAGGCCAACGGCGGCGTGCCCGTGCACATCAAGGTCATCGCCGAGGGCTCGGAGGAGATGGGCACGGGCGGCCTGGAGCGGTACGCCGAGGAGCACCCCGATCTCCTGACGGCCGACACGATCGTCATCGGCGACGCGGGCAACTTCCGCGTCGGACTGCCGACGGTCACCTCCACCCTGCGCGGCATGACCCTCGTCCGCGTGCAGATCGACACCCTCGAAGGCAACCTGCACTCCGGCCAGTTCGGCGGCGCCGCCCCGGACGCGCTGGCGGCGCTGATCCGGGTCCTCGACTCGCTGCGCGCGGAGGACGGCTCGACGACGGTCGACGGCCTCGCCCCCGAAAGCCGGTGGGATGGCCTGCAGTACGACGAGGAGCAGTTCCGCCGGGACGCCAAGGTGCTGGACGGCGTCCAGCTGATCGGCTCGGGCTCGGTAGCCGACCGGATCTGGGCGCGTCCGGCCGTCACCGTCCTCGGCATCGACTGCCCGCCCGTCGTGGGCGCCACCCCGTCCGTGCAGGCAGGCGCACGCGCGCTGGTCAGCCTGCGGGTGCCGCCGGGCGTGGACGCGGTCGAGGCGACCAAGCTGCTGCAGGCCCACCTGGAGACCCGCACGCCGTGGGGCGCCCGGGTGAGCGTCGAGCAGGTCGGGCAGGGCCAGGCGTTCAGCGCCGACACCACCAGCCCGGCGTACGCGGCCATGGCCGAGGCGATGGCGGTCGCCTACCCCGGCCAGGAGATGCAGTACGCGGGCCAGGGCGGCTCCATCCCGCTGTGCAACACCCTCGCCTCCCTCTACCCGCAGGCGGAGATCCTCCTCATCGGCCTGAGCGAGCCGGAGGCCCAGATCCACGCGGTGAACGAGAGCGTCTCACCCGACGAACTGGAGCGGCTGTCGGTGGCCGAGGCGCTGTTCCTGCGCAACTACGCGGCGAACTGA
- a CDS encoding geranylgeranyl reductase family protein, with the protein MSGENSSADDVQRVWDVVVVGAGPAGASAAYAAAVAGRSVLLLEKAELPRYKTCGGGIIGPSRDSLPPGFELPLRDRVHAVTFSNNGRFTRTRRSRQMLFGLINRPEFDQQLVEHAQKAGAELRTGVTVQRVEQHGSAVPDRRTVAVFLQGGETLLARAVVGADGSASRIGAHVGVKLDQVDLGLEAEIPVPETVAEDWRGRVLIDWGPMPGSYGWVFPKGDTLTVGVISARGEGAATKRYFEEFIGRLGLAGFEPSISSGHLTRCRADDSPLSRGRVLVCGDAAGLLEPWTREGISFALRSGRLAGEWAVRIAEAHDAVDTRRQALNYAFAIKAGLGVEMSVGKAMLTAFERRPGLFHAALTGFRPAWNAFRDITRGATSLAELVRTHPMAQRALTALDRRRPVGGESPLGGESPVSSESPVGDESAVGGESAVGDEPSAGGEVSS; encoded by the coding sequence GTGAGCGGCGAGAACTCTTCGGCGGACGACGTGCAGCGGGTGTGGGACGTCGTCGTGGTGGGCGCGGGACCCGCGGGGGCCTCGGCTGCCTACGCGGCGGCGGTCGCGGGGCGCAGCGTGCTGCTGCTGGAGAAGGCGGAGCTGCCGCGCTACAAGACGTGCGGCGGCGGGATCATCGGCCCCTCGCGCGACTCCCTGCCGCCCGGCTTCGAGCTGCCGCTGCGGGACCGGGTGCACGCGGTGACGTTCTCGAACAACGGCCGCTTCACGCGGACCCGGCGCTCCCGGCAGATGCTGTTCGGACTGATCAACCGGCCCGAGTTCGACCAGCAGCTCGTCGAGCACGCGCAGAAGGCGGGCGCCGAGCTGCGGACGGGCGTCACCGTGCAGCGCGTCGAGCAGCACGGGTCGGCGGTGCCGGACCGGCGTACCGTCGCCGTGTTCCTGCAGGGCGGCGAGACGCTGCTCGCGCGGGCCGTGGTGGGCGCCGACGGCAGCGCCAGCCGCATAGGAGCGCACGTCGGGGTGAAGCTCGACCAGGTGGATCTCGGCCTGGAGGCGGAGATCCCGGTACCGGAGACGGTCGCCGAGGACTGGCGGGGGCGGGTGCTCATCGACTGGGGGCCGATGCCCGGCAGCTACGGCTGGGTCTTCCCCAAGGGCGACACTCTCACGGTCGGTGTGATCTCGGCGCGCGGTGAAGGCGCGGCGACGAAGCGGTACTTCGAGGAGTTCATCGGGCGGCTCGGTCTCGCCGGCTTCGAACCGAGCATCTCCTCCGGCCACTTGACCCGGTGCCGGGCCGACGACTCGCCCCTGTCGCGCGGCCGGGTGCTGGTGTGCGGGGACGCGGCGGGTCTGCTGGAGCCGTGGACCCGTGAGGGCATCTCGTTCGCGCTGCGCTCGGGGCGGCTCGCGGGGGAGTGGGCGGTGCGGATCGCCGAGGCGCACGACGCGGTGGACACCCGGCGCCAGGCACTGAACTACGCGTTCGCGATCAAGGCGGGGCTCGGCGTCGAGATGAGCGTCGGCAAGGCTATGCTCACGGCGTTCGAGCGCCGTCCCGGCCTGTTCCACGCGGCACTCACCGGGTTCCGGCCCGCCTGGAACGCGTTCAGGGACATCACACGGGGGGCGACGTCCCTCGCCGAACTCGTGCGCACCCACCCCATGGCCCAGCGCGCACTGACCGCGCTCGACCGGCGTCGGCCGGTGGGCGGCGAGTCCCCGCTGGGCGGAGAGTCTCCGGTGTCCAGCGAGTCCCCGGTGGGCGACGAGTCCGCAGTGGGTGGCGAGTCCGCGGTGGGCGACGAGCCTTCGGCGGGCGGCGAGGTCAGCTCCTGA
- a CDS encoding nitroreductase family deazaflavin-dependent oxidoreductase: MSTHVQKPGWFTVNVFNRAVAWMTRRGLSVWGSRVLAVRGRKSGEWRTTPVNLLTVDGQQYLVAPRGHVQWTHNMRAAGGGELRLGKNVDVFTATEVGDDDKVPLLRAYLKRWKAEVGVFFNGVGPDSPDTELRRIAPDHPVFRVNVRS, encoded by the coding sequence ATGTCCACTCACGTCCAGAAGCCCGGCTGGTTCACCGTCAACGTGTTCAACCGCGCCGTGGCATGGATGACCCGCCGCGGCCTCAGCGTCTGGGGCTCCAGGGTTCTGGCGGTCCGCGGCCGCAAGAGCGGCGAGTGGCGGACCACCCCCGTGAACCTGCTGACCGTGGACGGACAGCAGTACCTGGTCGCGCCGCGCGGCCACGTCCAGTGGACGCACAACATGCGGGCGGCGGGCGGCGGTGAGCTGCGGCTCGGTAAGAACGTGGACGTGTTCACCGCGACCGAGGTCGGCGACGACGACAAGGTCCCGCTGCTGCGGGCCTACCTCAAGCGCTGGAAGGCCGAGGTCGGGGTCTTCTTCAACGGGGTCGGCCCCGACTCGCCGGACACCGAGCTGCGGCGCATCGCACCCGACCACCCCGTCTTCCGCGTCAACGTCAGGAGCTGA
- a CDS encoding TetR/AcrR family transcriptional regulator — protein MSTAHSARARARIEVTAAIKDEARRQLAAEGAAKLSLRAVARELGMVSSALYRYFPSRDDLLTALIIDAYDSVGEAAETARDAASDAAPTPRWTAVCEAVRAWALAHPHEYALIYGSPVPGYVAPDTTIPAASRVGLVLIGILRDAVRGPGVTFPPLPAELRPEAERLSADIAPDLPPEVSTALVAAWAQLFGLVGFELFGQFNRVVEDREKFFRYAVVQLARGVGLR, from the coding sequence ATGAGCACCGCACACAGCGCCCGCGCCCGAGCCAGGATCGAGGTCACCGCCGCCATCAAGGACGAGGCACGCAGACAGCTCGCCGCCGAGGGTGCCGCCAAACTCTCGCTGCGCGCCGTCGCCCGCGAGCTCGGCATGGTCTCCTCCGCGCTCTACCGCTACTTCCCGAGCCGCGACGACCTCCTGACGGCACTCATCATCGACGCCTACGACTCCGTCGGCGAGGCCGCGGAGACGGCGCGCGACGCCGCCTCCGACGCCGCCCCCACCCCACGCTGGACCGCCGTCTGCGAAGCCGTGCGTGCCTGGGCCCTCGCGCACCCCCACGAATACGCCCTGATCTACGGCTCTCCGGTCCCCGGCTACGTCGCCCCCGACACCACCATCCCGGCCGCGTCCCGTGTCGGCCTCGTGCTGATCGGCATCCTGCGCGACGCCGTCAGGGGCCCGGGCGTGACCTTCCCCCCGCTCCCCGCCGAACTGCGCCCCGAGGCCGAGCGCCTCAGCGCCGACATCGCCCCCGACCTCCCGCCGGAGGTGTCGACGGCCCTGGTCGCGGCCTGGGCCCAGTTGTTCGGGCTGGTCGGCTTCGAGCTGTTCGGACAGTTCAACCGCGTCGTCGAGGACCGGGAGAAGTTCTTCCGGTACGCGGTCGTGCAGCTCGCCCGGGGAGTGGGGCTGAGGTGA